A single window of Mugil cephalus isolate CIBA_MC_2020 chromosome 1, CIBA_Mcephalus_1.1, whole genome shotgun sequence DNA harbors:
- the LOC125017050 gene encoding inactive ubiquitin carboxyl-terminal hydrolase 53, whose protein sequence is MAWVKFFRKPGGNLGKSYQPGSMLSLAPTKGLLNEPGQNSCFLNSAVQVLWQLDIFRRSLRQLPGHFCLGESCIFCALKGIFSQFQHSRERALPSDNLRHALAETFKDEHRFQLGFMDDAAECFENILDRIHLHIVPEETDSCTSKSCITHQKFAMTLYEQSVCRSCGASSDPLPFTELVHYVSTTALCQQIKQRREESFGELLQTASTVGDLRNCPSNCGQRIRIRRVLMNSPEIVTIGFVWDSDQSDLTEEVIRSLGPHLSLSALFYRVTDEHAKKGELLLVGMICYSSRHYCAFAFHTKSSKWVFFDDATVKEIGSRWKDVVSKCIKGHFQPLLLFYSNPDGSAISTDDASRQNSGQSHHKPPVNGEDFEPLASSHKKLDLTKENLTTLLGHDSFKQKTPSTFSRGSGQTSGGRGPVKIGSADPKSRLRDISREVAQRAGEVRGMNSSRREPDRSGQRRLESRYREPGQDRTYSRSASPPGNGFKHYMETRLYSSQGKGPIRTERTPQLGGRSSHEPPHSHSRIQVLPSAPATSSGHHNNRRIEQLSNGYDTDSSQDSRERSGSGGNGRSRPSRPWKPMREALNVDSVLSGAGGGSPVSQDRRQHSPRRRPSSQSPSRDRERERDRDYVWGGREERKPKSLMTIYEDEQRHETGGSRSSLDSDGRGGHSDKDKSKGSATLKVRSDNWKIQRTESGYESSDRLSNGSANLDSPVVENLSSKDLQPIPELHLMRDHFPPRRSDNSKADMLHSTFPADEQGRKSPDSQDSNNLSSQQLQRRRAFRYTPGIFEKNDGLDSEQEENVDSSPVSPVPPYLAKTSSSEWNSSDDLAGPFSEQEETTHTDPFSHIHPPHPSHKTFGNSHVDPSGVPSLPPEVPARLSPRNEPKNGFSPLSHTALRRWIETPAEHRLSSDASSKSGSSDQDRNDLSASESDERLPSPRPGHSDGTDSPSLTDMVLPTTYFSVDNCMTDTYRAKYHKRPALYMKAEDHTSSGESDVEGRGLPLTDVKPPEPSRNRTESGYTTTTKTAAKWNPVTPKGLDEHGFL, encoded by the exons ATGGCATGGGTCAAGTTCTTCAGGAAGCCGGGGGGCAATCTGGGGAAATCGTACCAGCCGGGGAGCATGCTGTCTCTGGCCCCGACCAAAGGACTGCTGAACGAGCCGGGCCAGAACAGCTGCTTCCTCAACAGTGCCGTGCAG GTGCTTTGGCAGCTGGACATCTTCAGGCGCAGTTTGAGGCAGCTACCTGGACACTTCTGTCTGGGAGAGTCGTGCATTTTTTGCGCGTTGAAG GGCATTTTCTCCCAGTTCCAGCACAGTCGGGAGCGCGCCCTGCCCTCTGACAACCTGCGTCACGCCTTGGCAGAGACCTTTAAGGACGAGCACCGCTTCCAGCTGGGCTTCATGGATGATGCCGCAGAGTGCTTT GAGAACATACTGGACAGGATCCACCTGCATATTGTGCCTGAAGAGACGGATTCCTGCACCTCGAAGTCTTGCATCACACATCAGAAGTTTGCTATGACGCTTTATGAGCAG TCCGTGTGCCGCAGCTGTGGGGCGTCCTCCGACCCACTGCCGTTCACCGAGCTGGTGCATTACGTCTCCACCACTGCGCTCTG CCAACAGATAAAACAGCGCAGAGAGGAGTCTTTCGGGGAACTGTTACAAACGGCCAGTACGGTCGGGGACCTTCGAAACTGTCCG agCAACTGTGGCCAGAGGATCAGGATCAGACGAGTCCTTATGAACTCCCCAGAAATAGTTACCATCGGCTTCGTGTGGGACTCCGATCAGTCAGACCTCACCGAGGAAGTCATCCGTTCACTAGGGCCTCACCTCAGTCTCTCTGCG CTCTTCTACAGGGTAACAGATGAGCACGCCAAAAAGGGAGAGCTGCTGCTCGTGGGGATGATCTGCTACTCCAGCCGCCACTACTGTGCCTTCGCCTTCCACACCAAATCCTCCAAATGGGTCTTCTTTGATGACGCGACCGTGAAAGAG ATTGGCTCCCGGTGGAAAGATGTGGTCAGCAAATGCATCAAAGGTCACTTCcagcctctcctccttttttacTCCAACCCTGACGGGAGTGCCATCAGCACGGACGACGCTTCGAGACAGAACAGCGGCCAGTCTCACCACAAGCCTCCTGTCAACGGAGAAG ACTTTGAGCCTCTAGCGTCATCCCACAAGAAATTGGACCTCACCAAAGAGAACCTGACTACTTTGTTGGGCCACGACTCTTTCAAACAGAAGACCCCTTCAACCTTCAGCAGGGGCAGCGGCCAGACCAGTGGAGGACGAGGACCAG TGAAAATTGGCTCCGCTGATCCGAAGAGTCGCCTGAGGGATATCTCTCGTGAAGTTGCCCAGAGAGCAGGAGAGGTGCGGGGGATGAATTCATCCAGAAGAGAGCCTGATAGGAGCGGTCAACGGAGGCTGGAGTCACGCTACAGAG AACCAGGTCAGGACAGGACCTACTCCCGCTCCGCTTCCCCTCCAGGGAATGGCTTCAAACATTACATGGAGACCCGGCTGTACAGCAGCCAAGGAAAAGGTCCCATCCGGACCGAGAGGACGCCGCAGCTCGGTGGCCGGTCGTCCCACGAGCCGCCTCACTCCCACTCCAGAATCCAGGTGCTGCCCAGCGCGCCCGCCACGAGCAGCGGCCATCACAACAACCGGAGAATAGAGCAGCTGTCCAACGGGTACGACACGGACAGCAGCCAGGACTCCAGAGAGCGTTCCGGAAGCGGGGGGAACGGCCGCAGCAGGCCCAGTCGTCCGTGGAAGCCCATGCGCGAGGCGCTGAACGTGGACAGCGTGTTAAGCGGCGCCGGCGGCGGGAGTCCGGTGAGCCAGGATCGACGGCAGCACAGCCCGCGGAGGAGACCCAGCAGCCAGTCGCCTTCGCGAGACCGAGAGCGAGAGCGAGACAGAGATTACGTGTGGGGAGGCCGGGAAGAACGGAAACCGAAGAGCCTCATGACCATCTACGAGGACGAGCAGAGGCACGAAACCGGCGGCAGCCGAAGCTCTCTGGACTCGGACGGCCGGGGGGGCCACAGCGACAAGGACAAATCGAAGGGCTCGGCGACTCTTAAAGTGCGCAGCGACAACTGGAAGATCCAACGAACTGAATCTGGATATGAGAGCAGCGACAGGCTAAGCAACGGCTCGGCAAACCTCGACTCACCTGTTGTGGAGAACCTTTCTTCCAAGGACCTCCAGCCCATACCCGAGTTACATCTGATGag GGATCACTTTCCTCCTCGAAGGAGTGACAATTCGAAGGCTGACATGCTGCACTCTACGTTTCCCGCCG ATGAACAAGGAAGAAAATCTCCAGATTCGCAAGACTCCAACAACCTCTCAAGTCAACAATtacaaag AAGAAGAGCTTTCCGATACACACCGGGGATCTTTGAAAAGAACGACGGCCTGGACAGCGAACAAGAGGAAAACGTGGACAGCAGCCCTGTGAGCCCCGTGCCTCCCTACTTGGCAAAGACCAGCAGTTCTGAGTGGAACAGCTCGGACGACCTTGCCGGACCTTTCTCCGAGCAAGAAGAGACTACCCACACAGATCCTTTCTCACACATCCACCCCCCACATCCATCCCACAAGACCTTTGGCAATAGCCACGTCGACCCATCTGGTGTTCCCTCCCTGCCACCAGAGGTGCCAGCACGCTTGAGCCCCCGCAACGAACCCAAAAATGGCTTCTCCCCCCTCTCGCACACCGCCCTCCGGCGGTGGATCGAGACACCTGCCGAGCACAGGCTTTCATCCGACGCCAGCTCCAAGTCGGGATCGTCAGACCAGGACAGGAACGACCTGTCAGCCAGCGAGAGCGACGAGCGGCTACCCAGTCCGAGGCCCGGACACAGCGACGGTACGGACTCCCCCTCCCTGACGGACATGGTTCTTCCCACCACTTACTTTTCGGTGGATAACTGTATGACGGACACTTACCGGGCCAAATATCATAAGAGGCCCGCCTTGTACATGAAAGCGGAGGACCACACGTCATCAGGGGAGAGTGATGTCGAAGGGAGGGGGCTCCCTTTGACAGATGTCAAGCCACCAGAGCCTtccagaaacagaacagaatcaG GTTATACTACCACTACTAAGACTGCTGCGAAGTGGAACCCAGTTACTCCCAAAGGACTCGATGAGCACGGTTTCCTATGA